GTAATATTTCGCGGGGAGAAAGGTCATGACCGTTCTGGCGCGTCGCGCCTTTCTCCTTGCCTCCGCCTGCTTCTGCGCGGCCCCGCCGGGCGTCGCCCGCGCCGCGCATGCGGCCTCGGTGCTGAAAGCCGTCGAGGAGGGCCCCATTGACGCGCCCCCTGAAAAAGTCTGGACGATCCTCAGCAATTTTGCGCATGCCGAGTGGCTCCCGGGCGTGACGCGCGTCGAGGCCGAGGACGGCAATACGCCTGACAAGGCGCTGCGCCGCCTGTTCATGGCCGATGGCGGCGTCGTCGCCGAGCGGCTGACCCGCTGGGACGCCGAGAAAATGATGCTGGGCGTTCATCGCGAGGGCGATGACGTGAAACGTCTCCCGGCCGTGAATGTCACCCATATCGCGACGCTGCGTCCCGCCGAGGGTGGGAAAACGGTCGTGGAGTGGAAGGCCCGCTTCTATCGCGGCTATCCGAACCCCAATCCGCCGCCGGAGCTCAACGACGATGTCGCCATCGCCGCCGTGACGGCGCTGCTGAAAGCGAATATCGCGGCGTTGAAGGCGAGGGCGACGCCCTGATTCCCTCTCCCTGCGAAGCGGGGAGAGGGTTAGGGTGAGGGGCAAGCAGACACACACATATGTTTCCACATCTCCCCGCCGCCGCCACGCACGGCCTTGCCCCCTCCCTGTCCCTCCCCCGCTACGCGGGAGAGGGGACGCTCCCGATCAGCAAATCTGATGAAGGCCCGGGCCTACCCCCTCTCCCTGCGAAGCGGGGAGCGGGTTAGGGTGAGGGGCAAGCGGACATACACAAATGTTTCCACATCTCCCCGCCACCGCCACGCGCGGCCTTGCCCCCTCCCTGTCCCTCCCCCGCTGCGCGGGAGAGGGGACGCTCGCGATCAGCAAATCTGATGAAGGCCCGGACCTGCCCCCTCTCCCGCGAAGCGGGGGAGGGTTGGGGTGGGGGCGCGCGCCGCTTCTCCTGTCCCTGTTTCTCCTCCTCGCCGCCCCGGCGCTGGCCGAGGAAGCCTTCGTCACCGCGCAGAGCGCCGACGCCGTCAGCGTCGTCGACCTCTCGGCCATGACGACCGTCGCGACGCTCTCCATCGGCGGCAAGCCGGCGGGCGTCGCCGTCAGCCCGGACGGCGCGCGGGTCTATGTGTCCAGTCCCGACGGCCAGTTCGTCACCGTGATCGACGCCCGCAAGCGGACGATTGTGAAGAAAATCCCCCTGAAAGGCGCGCCGCTCGGCGTCGCGGCGTCCCCGGACGGCAAGCGGCTCTACGCCACGCTCGCCTATGACCGGCTGCTGGTCGAGATCGACCCGGAGAGCGGCGCGACCCGCGAGGCGCCGGTGGGCGCCATGGCCTCCGGCGTGGCGGCGACCCCGGACGGCAGGACGATCCTCGTCGCCGACCGCGACGATAACGCCGTCTCCTTCATCGACGCGGCGACCTTCGCCCGCGTCGCGACGCTGCCGGTGGGGAAGCACCCCTTCGGCGTCACCATCGACGCCGCCGGCGCCCGCGCCTATACGGCGAATGTCGAATCGGACGACGTCAGCGTCATCGATCTCGCGGCCCGCAAGGTGGTGGGGACGCTGAAGACCGCAAGCCGCCCCTATACGGTGGCGCTGGCGTCCGGCCGCATCTTCGTGGCCGACCAGCACGCCGACGCGGTCAGCGTCTTCGATGCGGCAAGCCTTGCGCCGGCCGGCGAGGTCAAGGTGGGGGAATATCCGGAGGGGATCGCCGCGAGCCCCGACGGGACGCGGGTTTACGTCGCCAACTGGTTTTCCAACGAACTCTGGGCGATCGACGCCAGAACCCTGCAGGTGACCGGCAAGGCGGAGACGGGCGACGGGCCGCGCGCCTTTGGCGCCTTCGTCACCAGATAGACTGGACTTCGCCGCGCGGCGACGCCATAAGGGGCGCAGCGACGCCGACGGGCCGGCGCGCCGCGCGCCGCAAGCAAGAGGCCGATAACCGCATGTCCTATATCGTCCGTTTCTTCACCTGGTGGAACAAGGCGACCCTCTCCACAGGGCTTTGGACCATCCTGTATGGCGAGCGCGTCGGGACCGACGAATTCGGCAATGTCTACTACCGCCGCCGCGGCGGGAAGAAGGACGGGGCGCTCGGCTTCGAGCGCCGCTGGGTCATCTTCAACGGCTATTGCGAGGGCTCAGCGGTTCCGCAGGGCTGGTATGGCTGGCTTCACCACACGGTCGACACGCCGCCGACCCAGGAAAGCTACGTCCGCCGCGAGTGGGAGCTGCCGCATCAGCAGAATCTGACCGGCACGCCGCTGGCCTGGCGCCCGCCGGGATCGCAGCTCTCCACCGGCGAGCGCACGCCGACCGGCGGCGATTACGTGGCCTGGCGTCCGGAAGGCTGATCTTCCTGCGTCCTTGGAAAGGCCTTTGTTCTCTGATTTACAATCGCCAGCTTTTTCCTCTGGCCGCCGTCGCGCGGCGCGGTGAATCAATGGTCTCGACGTTCCGTTACGGTCTGGCGCTCGGCGCCTTGGCGGCGGCGCTTTCCGGCGCCGCCTTCGCCGATCCGATCCGCCATCCCACAGCGGTCTTCGCCGGTCTCGACAAGACGACCGGCCGCATCATCAATTTCGACGTCGCCATCGACGAGACCGTTCAGTTCGGCTCGCTGAACGTGACGCCGCGCGTCTGCAATACGCGCCCGCAGACCGAGGCGCCGCAGACGACGACCTTCGTCGAAGTGGACGAGGTCATCCCCAGGCAGGACCGTCAGGCGAAGGTCGAACTGAAGGCGCAGGGCAAGCCGGACCCCTCGAAGCAGGAAGCCAAGCGGATTTTTTCCGGCTGGATGTTCGCCGCGAGCCCGGGCCTGCATGGCGTCGAGCATCCGGTCTATGACGTGTGGCTGATCGACTGCAAGGGCGGCAAGGAAGCCGCGCCTGTCGCCGCCGCGCCGGCGGCCCAGCCGACCGACGCCGCCGCCGCGGCGACGACCCCTGCGGACGCCGCCGCCGCGACGCCGGAGACCGGCAAGAAGAAGAAATCCCGCAAGGTCGAGCCCAAGGCCCCGGCGCCTGTCGAGAACGCGCCCATCGGCCCCTCCGACGCCGCGCCGGCGCAGCCGGCCGCCGAGGCGCCGGCAGCAGACGCCGCAGCCCCGGCCGACGCGGCGCCCGCGCCTGCAAGGAAGAAGAAGCGCAAGCCATCGGCCGCCGCTCCCTCGGCGCAGCCGGCCGAGCCGCAGGGCGGCGGGGGACTTTTCCCGTTCTGATTGGTTTTTGACGGCGGCTTGCCCTCAGCCGGACCTTCTCCCCACAAGCGGGGAGAGGGGCGGGGCAAGAAAAGCCTGGCGCCTCAGTCCTCCAGCGCGTCCAGCGCCTGCCGCCCGCTGATCCGCGCTTCCTTTTCCCACACATGAAAATCCGCATGGATCACCAGCGCCTCCTCGAGCGCGCGGTGATAGGCCTCGCGAGAAATCTCGATCGCGCCGAGCGAGGCGAGATGGTTCGTCATGAACTGGGTGTCGAGCAGTTGGAAGCCGCCCGCCCGCAGCCGCGCCACGAGATGGGTCAGCGCCACCTTGGAGGCGTCGCGTTCACGGTGAAACATGCTCTCGCCGAAAAAGGCGCCCCGCAGCGCCACGCCGTAGAGACCGCCGACCAGTTCGCCGTCCCGCCGGCATTCGACCGTATGGGCGAAGCCCATTTCGAAGAGGTCGCGGTAAAGGCGCCGGATTTCCTCATTGATCCAGGTCTTTTCGCGATCCGGCGCGGGCTGGGCGCAGGCGTCGATGACCGCGTCGAAGTCACGGTCGACCACGACCTCGAAACGATCCGAGCGCACGGTCTTGGCCAGCGAGCGCGAGACGATGAAGGTGTCGAGCGGAAAGATCGCGCGCTTTTCCGGGTCAACCCAGAAAAGCTGATCGTCCTCGGCGCTCTCCGCCATCGGGAAGAGCCCGATGGAATAGGCGCGCAGAAGAAGATGGGGCGTGATGGCGTAAGGGGCGCCGGGACGTGACATAAGACAAGGATAGCGCCGAACCGGACGAAAAGCAGCCGCAAACCTTGTCTTTGACTGGAACGCGCCTGTCGACGGCCGGCTGGCCTCTCGCCCGCCTCCCGTCCCGCGCGCGGGATTGGGAGGAGGGGCAAGGCGGCCCGGACCTTCAGAAGCCGGGCTCGATCCCGCCCGTGGCGAGGAAATGCTCCAGCCAGTGAATATCGTAAACGCCATTCTGAACGTCGGCGTTGCGGACCAGCGTCTGGAACAGCGGCAGCGTCGTGTCGATGCCGTCGACGATGAACTCGTCCAGCGTCCGGCGCAGGCGCATCAGCGCCTCGGTGCGGTTGCGGCCATGCACGATCAGCTTGCCGATCAGCGAGTCGTAATTGGGTGGGATCGAATAGCCCTGATAGACGGCCGAATCCACGCGCACGCCCACGCCGCCGGGCGGATGATAGTAGGTGATGCGGCCCGGCGAGGGCCGGAAGGTCGAGTGGTGTTCGGCGTTGACGCGGCATTCGATGGCGTGGCCGTAGAAAACGATGTCTTCCTGTTTCATCGACAGCGGCGACCCGGCCGCCACGCGGATCTGCTCACAAACCAGATCGACGCCGGTGATCGCTTCCGTCACCGGATGCTCGACCTGAATGCGCGTGTTCATCTCGATGAAATAGAACGCGCCGTTCTCATAGAGAAACTCGATCGTGCCGGCGCCGGCGTATTGCAGCTCCTGCATCGCCTTGGCGCAGACCTCGCCGATCTCGCGGCGCTGCGTGTCGTTGAGGGCCGGGGAGGGGCTCTCCTCGAAAACCTTCTGGTGGCGGCGCTGGAGCGAACAGTCGCGCTCGCCAAGATGAATCGCGCCGCCCCTGCCGTCGCCAAACACCTGGATTTCGATGTGGCGGGGCTTTTCGAGATATTTCTCGATATAGACCGTGTCGTCGCCAAAGGCGGCCTTGGCCTCTGTGCGCGCGGTGGCCAAAGCGACGCCGAGATCGGCCGCGTCGCGCGCGACCTTCATGCCGCGCCCGCCGCCTCCGGAAGCCGCCTTCACCAGAACCGGGAAGCCGATCTTCTGTGCGACCTTCAGCGCTTCCTTCTCGCCGAGCACAGGGCCGTCGGAGCCCGGCACGCAGGGAATGCCGAGGCGCTTCGCCGTGGCCTTGGCCTCGATCTTGTCGCCCATCAGACGGATGTGCTCGGACTTCGGGCCGATGAAGGTGATGTTGTGCTCTTCCAGAATTTCCGCGAAGCGGGCGTTCTCGGAAAGGAAGCCGTAGCCGGGATGCACGGCGTCGGCGCCGGTGATCTCGCAGGCGGAGAGCAGCGCCGGGATGTTGAGATAGGAGTCTCGCGCGGCCGGCGGACCGATGCAGACCGACTCGTCCGTGAGCTTCACATGTAGAGCGTCGGCGTCGGCCGTGGAATGCACGGCGACGGTCGAGATGCCCAGCTCTTTCGCGGCGCGCAGGATGCGCAGTGCGATTTCGCCCCGATTGGCGATGAGGATCTTGTCGAACATCTGACCCTTATTCGATCACGAGGAGGGGCTCGCCATATTCGACCGGCTGTCCGTCCTCGACCAGTATGGTCGTGACGACGCCCGATTTCGGCGCGACGATGTCGTTGAAGGTCTTCATCGCCTCGATGAGCAGCAGCTTGTCGCCGGCCGACACGCGCGCGCCGATCTCGATGAAGGGCTTGGCGTCCGGGTTGGGGCGCAGATAGGCGGTGCCGACCATCGGCGATTTCACGGCGCCCGGATGATCCGAGAGCGACTCTTCGACCGCCGGGGCGGCGGGGGCGGGCTGCCGTGCGGGGGCCGCCGGCGCGGGAGCGGCAGGCGGCGGCGCGTAGGACGGGGCGACCGGCGGCGCGGCGATGGTGACGGTCGCCGGCAGGGCGGGCGCCGGCGTGCGGGCGGCGCGAATGCGCAGATCGCCCTTTTCGACCTCGAATTCGGTCAGATCGCTGGAGGCGACGAGCTCCGCGATGGTCCGCAGCAGATCGCAGTCGATCAGCGGCGCGATGGCCCGCGGCGCCTGGGCGGCGGCGGGCGCGTCGACGGCGCGGGTTTTGGCCGGGGAGCGGCCGCGCGGGGCTTTGGAGGACGTTTGTGCTTTGCGCGCCATGGCGTTTCTCAAGTCTTTCTCAGATGCTGGCGAGAACGGCCTCGAGGGCCAGAAAATAGGAAAGGGGGCCGAAGCCCGCGATGATTCCCCGCGCCGCGGGGGACACATAGGAGTGATGCCGGAAGCTCTCTCTCGCGTGGATGTTAGAGAGATGCACCTCGATCACCGACGCCTCGGCGCCCTTGATGGCGTCATAGAGGGCGATCGACGTATGGGTGAGGGCGCCGGGATTGAGGATGACCGGCGCCCGCGCGGCGCCCGCCTCCTGTATCCAGGTGATCAGATCGCCCTCGAAATTCGACTGTCGGAAGACGAGATCGACGCCGCGCGCCTTGCAGCGCTGGTCGAGTTCCGTGCGGATGTCGTCGAGGGTCGCCGTGCCGTAGATGGCGGGTTCGCGCTTGCCGAGGAGGTTGAGATTTGGACCGTTGAGGACGTGGACGGCTGGCATTGCGTTCCTGAAAAACGATCGACAAACCCCGAAGCGCGGCGCGCCGTCTCTCTTAGCGTCATTACGCGCGCAAAGAAAGCCCGCCGCGCGTTTCCGCGGGCGGGCTCGATCAGGAAATCCTTGAGGATTTTGGCCGGACTCAGCAGGCGGTCTTGCCGCATTTGCGCAGGTTGTCGATCTTCGCCTTGAGCTGGGCGTAAGGAAGGCCGCCGACCACCGCCTCCTTGCCGATGACCCAGGACGGGGTGCCGTCGAATTTGAGCTGTTCGGCCTGAGTGGCGACGTCCTTCAGCGCGGCCTGGGTTTCGGCGCTGTTGGCGTCCTTCTCCAGCCGGTCCATGTCGGCGCCGACTTCCTTGGCGGCCGCGAGCGCCTGCGCCTTGCCGATGTGGCCGCGCGTCGACAGCAGCTTCTTGTGGAACTCCCAGAATTTCTCGCGCGACAACTGGAGGCGGGCGGCGGTGGCCACATGCGCCGTCTCGACCGAGTCGGGTCCCAGAATCGGGAAGTCCTTCAGCACCACGCGCAGCTTGGGATCGCCCTCGATGAGCTTCTGCACGGAGGCGAGCGACTGCTTGCAGTAACCGCAGTTGTAGTCGAAGAATTCGACGAGGGTCACGTCGCCGTCGGGATTGCCGACCACCGCCTGATTGGCCGAATTGCCGATCTTGTCGCCGAGGTCGTTGACGGCCTTTTCGCGCATCGCCAGTTCCGCGGCTTCCTCGCGCTTCTTGAGTTCGTCGATGGCCTCGCGGATCACTTCGGGATTGGCCAGGAGATAATCGTGGACGATTTTCTCGACGCCCGCCTTCTGCTGGGCCGTGAAGGCGTCGGCGGCAAGCGGGGCGGCGGGTGCGGCGAACACGACGCCCGCGACGGCAAGCGCGCGCCAGGCGGCGGCCGGGAAGAGAGCAAGGCGCATCATTTTCTCCTTCATGCGCGGTCACATGGTCACGCGCTTCTAGCAGACGCGTCGGCCGCTGTCATTGAGGGCTGCCGAGGCGGCACGCAGGGGGATCAGCGGGCGGAGGTGCTGGTGGTCGTGGTGGTCGCGCCCGCGCCGATGTTGCGGACGCCGTCGTTAACCAGCGTGGAGCCGAGGCCGTAATTGAAGCGCGCTTCGCCCAGCGTGCGGAAATTGAGCGACACCATCACCGTCTGATTGCGCGCCGGCAGGCCGGTCGACGCCTGCGGCTGGTAGAGCTGCGTGTAGTTGACCGCGAAGGTCGCGCATTCATCCTGATAGCCCACGCCGGCGCCCAGCGCCGCGACCGAGAAGACGGGCGCCGTGCCGGTCGTATTCGCGCCCGTGACGGTGTTGAACAGGATCGGGTTCGCGGTGAGGCCGTTATAGAGATAACGGCTCATGTCGAAAGTGACCGTGCCGGTCGCGAAGTAATTCTTGGTGAGGTCGTAGCGGCCGCTCGCCGAGAGGCCCTGCCGCCGCACGTCGAAGCCGATCGCCGGCTGAGACGCGTAATTGGCGTATTGGAATTGCAGCGTCAGCGGATCGAACTTGATCGTCGAGACGAGGTCGATGCGCTTGGCGGTCAGAGTCGTATTGTCGAAGCGGCCCTTGGCGATGAAGCTGATGCGCGCCGTCGGCGCAAAGGCGAAGCGGCCGACAATGTCGGACACGCGGGAGTTCAGGCCCGAATTCAGGCCGACATTGGCGGCGTCGGCGGTCGAATAGGGGTTGGCGCCGGCGAGCTGGCTCGACTGGCCGACCATGGCGTTGACGAAGCCGCCGTTGGAGAAGGACATCGTCGCCTGTCCGCCGTAATTCAGGCGGGTGCCGGTCTCGAAGCGGTCGTAGCCGGAATATTTGCTCCATTCGAACAGGGTCGAGTCGTCGAAGACGAGGCTCTGCGCGTCCATGTTGACGAGCGAGGGGATCGACGTCTGGTTCGGCCGGGCGACGACCTGCACGATGGGCTCCACCACCACGCCGCCGAGCGGCGTGGCGGCAAGGATCGGGTAGCGCCATTCGGCGCCCATGCCGGGCAGCGCCTGACCGCGGAAGCGCTGGTCCTGTCCGTCGAAGAAGAGACCCTGATTGATGTTGGGGATCGGCTCCCAGGCGGCGTTGTAGATCGGATAGAGGCCCGTGCGGTCGTAATCGAGATAGCTGCCGACGAAACGCGCGAAGGCGAAGGCCGTCCAGACGCCGCCAACCGGATCGATGACCTTCCGCTTCCAGGCGCCGCTGACCGTCGCATGCTGGTAATCGCCGCCGACGCCGCGCAGCAGACACTGGCTGTTCGCCGGAATGGTGCTGCGCTGATAGAGCTGACAGACGTTGTAGAGGCCGTAGACGCTGTCGAGCGTGCGCGGATTGATCGACTCATACATTGCGACGGAGGCGGAGGTGCTCGTCACATTGGCGTCGAGTTCGACCTGTCCGCCGACGCCGGCGGTCTTCGCGGGGTCGATGTCGAAGACGCGGTTGTAGTCGGCGACCGGATGCACGACCGGCTGCTGCGCCTGCACGTCGCTCGGCGACAAGACCTGGAAATAGTAGCTGCGCAGATCGAAGAAGCTGCGCGGCCCCTGGCCGGTCAGGAAGATGGTCGACGACGACTCGCGGAAATAATAGTTCTGAAGCAGATAATTGTACTGCTTGTAGTCCTGCAGGTAGAACCGATCGGACAGCGCGGTGATGTCCCAGCCGGCGCGCCAGCGGTCGTTGATCGAGAAGTCGCCCGTCGTCTGAAGCGCGCCGCGCCAGCGGCGGTCGCCGGCGCCATAGGGCGCCACGGCGAAGGCCCCCGGATCGCCGACATGCGTGCCTTCCGCGCGGAAGGTCATGACGCCGTTTTCGAAACGCTTGCGGAATTCGCCCGTCAGATAGGGGCCCTGACGCGAGAACCAGGTCGGCGTGATCTGCAGGTCCGAATCGGGTGAAATCGCCCAGAAGAAGGGCAGGCCGACGCCCGCGCCGAGCGCCTGACGATAGCTCAGGACCGGCGTGAGAAAGCCGGTCTTGCGCTTCACCGTCGGATCGGCGGACGACCAGAACGGCACATAGGCGACCGGAACGCCGAGCAGCTCGAAGGTCGCGTCCTCGTAATAGATCGTCTTCTCGGTGCTGTCGTGAATGATCCGCTTGGCCTTGAGCTGCCAGGTGCGGGGCTTCGACGGGTCGTCCTTGCAGGCCTCGCAGGCCGTGTAGGAGCCCATGTCGAAGGTGGTCATGTCGTCGGCGCGTTCGGCGCGCGGCGCGCTGAAATGCGTGTCGTTGGCGGCGTCGACCTGAAGGCTTTCGATGAAGCCGTTCTTGAAGTCGTCTGTCAGGTCGAAGCGGTCGGCGCGGGCCACCGTGCCGTCGCGCTCGGTGAGCTGGGCGTGACCCTCTGCGTAGACGCGCGACGTGTTGCGGTCATAGACGACGCGATCCGCCTCCAGCAGCCGGCCCTTGTAGACGATCTGGACCTGGCCCTCCGCGGTGACGATGTTCTTCTTCTCGTCGTAGACCATCTCCTTGGCCTCGACGACCATGCGCGCGCCCGGCTCCTGCGGCGCCACGCTGGCGGGCGCGGCGAGCGCCGTCGTCGCGCCGACGATGGCCGCGGCGCTGGACATGAGGAGGGAGAGGTAACGGAGGCGGCGATACTGCATCAGCCATCCTCCGAATAGAGCAGAGTAAGCGTGCCCAACATGCTCCCGACAAGCGCAGGCGACCAGGCGGCGACAAAGGGACTGATCATTCCTGCGCCGCCGAGATCAGAGAGGACTTTCGTGACAATGTAGAGCACGAACCCTGCCACGACGCCACCTGAAAGGGTCTTGGCCACCCCACCGAAACGAAAGAACCTTAATGAAAAGCTAGCAGACACCAGCACCATGGCGATCAGCAGCAACGGACGCGCGAGAAGCGTCTGAAACTGCAACCGATACTCGGTGGCGTCGAGGCCCGCCTCGGCGGTGCGCTTCGCGACTCCCGGAAGATCCCAGAAGGGCGTGCCCTGCGGCGGCGTCGCGGCGGCGGCGGCCTGTTCCGGGGTCAGATCGGTCGCGAGCAGATAGGAGCCCACCTCGCGCGTCGGCTCGCCGGGCGCGCTGACGACCGCGCCTTCCAGCACCCAGACCCCGGGCTCGAGATGCGCCTTGGCGGCCTCGATGCGCTCCACGAAGAGGCCGCTCGCCGAATAGAGATTGACGCTGACGCCGCTGAGATTGGTTCCGCCATTGGCGGCTTCCATGGCGTGGAGGACGGCGGCGCCGTCGACGCCATGCTGGCGCAGCCAGACGCCGTGATCCATGCGGACGCTGCCCGGCCGCCCGAACAGTTCGAACTCCATCTGGTCCGAGCGCATCTTCATGATGGCGGAGAGCGGATTGTAGACCGTGACCGAAACGAGGCCGATCAGCAGCGCGGTGAGCGCGGCCGGCATGATGAATTGCCAGACCGACATTCCCGCCGCCCGCGCCACGATCAGCTCGAGCTTGCGGGTGAGGTCGACGAATGTGGCCATTGAGCCGAACAGCACGGCGAAGGGCAGAATCATCTCCGCCGCCGCGGGAACCTTCATGGCGGTCATCAGCGCCACCGCGCCCGCGCCGGCGGCCGGATTGTCGCTGGCGCGGCGCAGCATCTCGACGAAGACTACGACGAAGGTCAGGCAGAAGATGGTGAAGAAGATGGCCAGGATCGTACGCAGGAAGCGCAGCGCGAAATAGCGCGTGATGGTCACGCCGATCATGGCCGTGTTCCGGCGGCGGAAGGGCCCGGACCGGGCGGCGCGCAGCTTCGCGTCATCGTCGCCATCGGCCTCAGGCTATCCCTTTCAAAAGACTGTGAACCCAAGGTGGCCGCTGGCCGCCTTCAGCTTTCCTTAACGGATGGCTAGACGTTTGCGGCGGCACAGGCAAGCGGC
The DNA window shown above is from Methylocystis echinoides and carries:
- a CDS encoding NADH:ubiquinone oxidoreductase subunit NDUFA12 produces the protein MSYIVRFFTWWNKATLSTGLWTILYGERVGTDEFGNVYYRRRGGKKDGALGFERRWVIFNGYCEGSAVPQGWYGWLHHTVDTPPTQESYVRREWELPHQQNLTGTPLAWRPPGSQLSTGERTPTGGDYVAWRPEG
- the aat gene encoding leucyl/phenylalanyl-tRNA--protein transferase; protein product: MSRPGAPYAITPHLLLRAYSIGLFPMAESAEDDQLFWVDPEKRAIFPLDTFIVSRSLAKTVRSDRFEVVVDRDFDAVIDACAQPAPDREKTWINEEIRRLYRDLFEMGFAHTVECRRDGELVGGLYGVALRGAFFGESMFHRERDASKVALTHLVARLRAGGFQLLDTQFMTNHLASLGAIEISREAYHRALEEALVIHADFHVWEKEARISGRQALDALED
- a CDS encoding DsbA family protein; translation: MMRLALFPAAAWRALAVAGVVFAAPAAPLAADAFTAQQKAGVEKIVHDYLLANPEVIREAIDELKKREEAAELAMREKAVNDLGDKIGNSANQAVVGNPDGDVTLVEFFDYNCGYCKQSLASVQKLIEGDPKLRVVLKDFPILGPDSVETAHVATAARLQLSREKFWEFHKKLLSTRGHIGKAQALAAAKEVGADMDRLEKDANSAETQAALKDVATQAEQLKFDGTPSWVIGKEAVVGGLPYAQLKAKIDNLRKCGKTAC
- the lptG gene encoding LPS export ABC transporter permease LptG, which codes for MIGVTITRYFALRFLRTILAIFFTIFCLTFVVVFVEMLRRASDNPAAGAGAVALMTAMKVPAAAEMILPFAVLFGSMATFVDLTRKLELIVARAAGMSVWQFIMPAALTALLIGLVSVTVYNPLSAIMKMRSDQMEFELFGRPGSVRMDHGVWLRQHGVDGAAVLHAMEAANGGTNLSGVSVNLYSASGLFVERIEAAKAHLEPGVWVLEGAVVSAPGEPTREVGSYLLATDLTPEQAAAAATPPQGTPFWDLPGVAKRTAEAGLDATEYRLQFQTLLARPLLLIAMVLVSASFSLRFFRFGGVAKTLSGGVVAGFVLYIVTKVLSDLGGAGMISPFVAAWSPALVGSMLGTLTLLYSEDG
- the aroQ gene encoding type II 3-dehydroquinate dehydratase — protein: MPAVHVLNGPNLNLLGKREPAIYGTATLDDIRTELDQRCKARGVDLVFRQSNFEGDLITWIQEAGAARAPVILNPGALTHTSIALYDAIKGAEASVIEVHLSNIHARESFRHHSYVSPAARGIIAGFGPLSYFLALEAVLASI
- a CDS encoding LPS-assembly protein LptD, with the protein product MQYRRLRYLSLLMSSAAAIVGATTALAAPASVAPQEPGARMVVEAKEMVYDEKKNIVTAEGQVQIVYKGRLLEADRVVYDRNTSRVYAEGHAQLTERDGTVARADRFDLTDDFKNGFIESLQVDAANDTHFSAPRAERADDMTTFDMGSYTACEACKDDPSKPRTWQLKAKRIIHDSTEKTIYYEDATFELLGVPVAYVPFWSSADPTVKRKTGFLTPVLSYRQALGAGVGLPFFWAISPDSDLQITPTWFSRQGPYLTGEFRKRFENGVMTFRAEGTHVGDPGAFAVAPYGAGDRRWRGALQTTGDFSINDRWRAGWDITALSDRFYLQDYKQYNYLLQNYYFRESSSTIFLTGQGPRSFFDLRSYYFQVLSPSDVQAQQPVVHPVADYNRVFDIDPAKTAGVGGQVELDANVTSTSASVAMYESINPRTLDSVYGLYNVCQLYQRSTIPANSQCLLRGVGGDYQHATVSGAWKRKVIDPVGGVWTAFAFARFVGSYLDYDRTGLYPIYNAAWEPIPNINQGLFFDGQDQRFRGQALPGMGAEWRYPILAATPLGGVVVEPIVQVVARPNQTSIPSLVNMDAQSLVFDDSTLFEWSKYSGYDRFETGTRLNYGGQATMSFSNGGFVNAMVGQSSQLAGANPYSTADAANVGLNSGLNSRVSDIVGRFAFAPTARISFIAKGRFDNTTLTAKRIDLVSTIKFDPLTLQFQYANYASQPAIGFDVRRQGLSASGRYDLTKNYFATGTVTFDMSRYLYNGLTANPILFNTVTGANTTGTAPVFSVAALGAGVGYQDECATFAVNYTQLYQPQASTGLPARNQTVMVSLNFRTLGEARFNYGLGSTLVNDGVRNIGAGATTTTTSTSAR
- a CDS encoding DUF2155 domain-containing protein; this translates as MVSTFRYGLALGALAAALSGAAFADPIRHPTAVFAGLDKTTGRIINFDVAIDETVQFGSLNVTPRVCNTRPQTEAPQTTTFVEVDEVIPRQDRQAKVELKAQGKPDPSKQEAKRIFSGWMFAASPGLHGVEHPVYDVWLIDCKGGKEAAPVAAAPAAQPTDAAAAATTPADAAAATPETGKKKKSRKVEPKAPAPVENAPIGPSDAAPAQPAAEAPAADAAAPADAAPAPARKKKRKPSAAAPSAQPAEPQGGGGLFPF
- the accB gene encoding acetyl-CoA carboxylase biotin carboxyl carrier protein, with the protein product MARKAQTSSKAPRGRSPAKTRAVDAPAAAQAPRAIAPLIDCDLLRTIAELVASSDLTEFEVEKGDLRIRAARTPAPALPATVTIAAPPVAPSYAPPPAAPAPAAPARQPAPAAPAVEESLSDHPGAVKSPMVGTAYLRPNPDAKPFIEIGARVSAGDKLLLIEAMKTFNDIVAPKSGVVTTILVEDGQPVEYGEPLLVIE
- a CDS encoding YncE family protein: MGWGRAPLLLSLFLLLAAPALAEEAFVTAQSADAVSVVDLSAMTTVATLSIGGKPAGVAVSPDGARVYVSSPDGQFVTVIDARKRTIVKKIPLKGAPLGVAASPDGKRLYATLAYDRLLVEIDPESGATREAPVGAMASGVAATPDGRTILVADRDDNAVSFIDAATFARVATLPVGKHPFGVTIDAAGARAYTANVESDDVSVIDLAARKVVGTLKTASRPYTVALASGRIFVADQHADAVSVFDAASLAPAGEVKVGEYPEGIAASPDGTRVYVANWFSNELWAIDARTLQVTGKAETGDGPRAFGAFVTR
- the accC gene encoding acetyl-CoA carboxylase biotin carboxylase subunit, with the translated sequence MFDKILIANRGEIALRILRAAKELGISTVAVHSTADADALHVKLTDESVCIGPPAARDSYLNIPALLSACEITGADAVHPGYGFLSENARFAEILEEHNITFIGPKSEHIRLMGDKIEAKATAKRLGIPCVPGSDGPVLGEKEALKVAQKIGFPVLVKAASGGGGRGMKVARDAADLGVALATARTEAKAAFGDDTVYIEKYLEKPRHIEIQVFGDGRGGAIHLGERDCSLQRRHQKVFEESPSPALNDTQRREIGEVCAKAMQELQYAGAGTIEFLYENGAFYFIEMNTRIQVEHPVTEAITGVDLVCEQIRVAAGSPLSMKQEDIVFYGHAIECRVNAEHHSTFRPSPGRITYYHPPGGVGVRVDSAVYQGYSIPPNYDSLIGKLIVHGRNRTEALMRLRRTLDEFIVDGIDTTLPLFQTLVRNADVQNGVYDIHWLEHFLATGGIEPGF
- a CDS encoding SRPBCC family protein, whose translation is MTVLARRAFLLASACFCAAPPGVARAAHAASVLKAVEEGPIDAPPEKVWTILSNFAHAEWLPGVTRVEAEDGNTPDKALRRLFMADGGVVAERLTRWDAEKMMLGVHREGDDVKRLPAVNVTHIATLRPAEGGKTVVEWKARFYRGYPNPNPPPELNDDVAIAAVTALLKANIAALKARATP